The following proteins are encoded in a genomic region of Phycisphaera sp.:
- a CDS encoding HDOD domain-containing protein, which yields MSTGTQEREQAVTVAIREISHIATLPEVTLKIVELVEDPSSTAQDLHNVIANDPALSSRILKVVNSSFYGLPGQIGSINRAIVMLGLNAVKNIAIAASLAKLFRGGDLSHGFSARAVWEHAVACGAVTKMIADTAKVGFADEAFLAGLMHNIGLMVEMQFDRNKLIEVVQTLGVDGDGVPANDMRDVEAQLIGADHQDFGKGLCEKWKFPSNFALVTGYHHNPMSAPADARRLPAMVYLADRLVGAVDGQFRLDLTSLQIDPEVLAVLGLSEADVNTLRERVPEEISAAAGLLG from the coding sequence ATGAGCACCGGAACGCAAGAACGTGAACAAGCCGTCACCGTGGCGATCCGCGAGATCAGCCACATCGCGACGCTGCCCGAAGTGACCCTCAAGATCGTCGAGCTGGTGGAAGACCCCTCTTCCACGGCCCAGGACCTGCACAACGTCATCGCCAACGACCCGGCGTTGTCCAGCCGCATCCTGAAGGTCGTGAACTCGTCGTTCTACGGATTGCCGGGCCAGATCGGCTCGATCAACCGTGCGATCGTGATGCTCGGGCTCAACGCCGTCAAGAACATCGCCATCGCCGCCAGCCTGGCCAAGCTCTTCCGCGGCGGCGACCTGAGCCACGGCTTCAGCGCCCGCGCCGTGTGGGAGCACGCCGTGGCGTGTGGTGCCGTGACCAAGATGATCGCCGACACCGCGAAGGTCGGCTTTGCCGACGAGGCCTTCCTGGCCGGCCTGATGCACAACATCGGCCTCATGGTCGAGATGCAGTTCGATCGCAACAAGCTGATCGAGGTCGTGCAGACGCTGGGCGTCGACGGCGACGGCGTGCCAGCCAACGACATGCGCGACGTCGAGGCCCAACTCATCGGTGCCGATCATCAGGACTTCGGCAAGGGCCTGTGCGAGAAGTGGAAGTTCCCCAGCAACTTCGCGCTGGTCACCGGCTACCACCACAACCCCATGAGCGCCCCGGCCGACGCCCGTCGCCTGCCGGCCATGGTCTACCTGGCCGACCGCTTGGTCGGTGCCGTCGACGGCCAGTTCCGCCTGGACCTGACCAGCCTCCAGATCGACCCCGAGGTGCTGGCGGTACTGGGGCTGAGCGAGGCCGACGTGAACACCCTCCGCGAGCGGGTGCCCGAAGAAATTTCCGCCGCAGCCGGCCTGCTGGGCTGA
- a CDS encoding prepilin-type N-terminal cleavage/methylation domain-containing protein — translation MTMQHTQQDQRRTSGRGFSLIELLVTMAVIAIVIAIIVPTLGGARNTAKAAATQSELTAIGAAAQQFYTDKNQLPGYFTAKQMGDATNETRGFTGMQNVMLDLAGGFATSTSAAGNVVTVGPTTGDLVDIDVTLIGTREAGGGYYTPADNRFVPQDGTGQGAMSPSADDQHRQLPSVIDSFGSPILAWELDKTAIQPIAALEDFAATNTSAPAAARFYWASNAGFLSTRELGKRGKNPVFSSASSAREYSLLGDGVPEDPELLNHMAILLGSPTVPNKDEPELPSGARGNLVFHSAGIDAMYMGSKDKGGRASELRFWQSFYSDSAGTQADRLVDSDGNVESIDLLDQFDDLIESVGN, via the coding sequence ATGACCATGCAACACACGCAGCAAGACCAACGACGCACTTCGGGGCGGGGCTTCTCGCTCATCGAGCTCCTGGTGACCATGGCGGTCATCGCCATCGTCATCGCGATCATCGTGCCCACCCTGGGTGGCGCGCGCAACACCGCCAAGGCGGCCGCGACGCAGAGCGAGCTCACGGCCATCGGCGCCGCCGCCCAGCAGTTCTACACCGACAAAAATCAACTGCCCGGCTACTTCACCGCCAAGCAGATGGGCGACGCCACCAACGAGACGCGCGGCTTCACCGGCATGCAGAACGTCATGCTCGACCTGGCCGGCGGATTCGCCACGTCTACGAGCGCCGCGGGCAACGTCGTCACCGTCGGCCCCACCACCGGCGATCTGGTCGACATCGACGTCACGCTCATCGGCACCCGCGAGGCCGGCGGCGGCTATTACACCCCCGCCGACAACCGCTTCGTGCCCCAGGATGGGACCGGACAGGGTGCGATGTCGCCATCGGCCGACGACCAGCACCGCCAACTTCCATCGGTGATCGACTCCTTCGGCTCGCCCATCCTGGCCTGGGAACTGGACAAGACTGCCATCCAGCCGATCGCGGCGTTGGAAGACTTTGCGGCGACAAACACCAGCGCCCCCGCAGCCGCCCGCTTCTACTGGGCCTCGAACGCGGGTTTCCTGTCGACCCGGGAACTCGGTAAGCGCGGCAAAAACCCTGTCTTCTCCAGCGCCTCCAGCGCCCGCGAGTACAGCCTTCTGGGCGACGGCGTGCCCGAGGATCCCGAGCTGCTCAACCACATGGCCATCCTGCTCGGCTCGCCCACCGTGCCCAACAAGGACGAGCCCGAGCTGCCCTCCGGCGCCCGCGGCAACCTCGTCTTCCACTCGGCCGGCATCGACGCCATGTACATGGGCTCGAAGGACAAGGGCGGTCGAGCCAGCGAACTCAGGTTCTGGCAGAGCTTCTATAGCGATTCGGCGGGCACCCAGGCCGATCGCCTGGTCGATAGCGACGGCAACGTCGAGTCCATCGACCTGCTCGACCAGTTCGACGACCTGATCGAGTCGGTCGGCAACTGA
- a CDS encoding ComEC/Rec2 family competence protein, with protein MPTLPDAQPAPQPATSPARTRALLAFSAGLGGVLLARFAGLEHPTLLYALAIALSGVSLAIPRHAGRAVLLVAIACVGAGRMAGELAPPADHLVHRLSAMPHDDSGRQRGLVRLTAIVTDAAIDPDIGLPSYERGVFRGERSVLLADAISLDMGRGSKPTRGRVRISVSEGLDAAPSLVPGTPITITGWMRPPGEPMNPGPERPPREPICTIHTDGWALVVPASLPDRSLARVTAPLRRAQYALQSGARRVLGLDERGEHADPARALLAALVLGQHDPGYDEAYDPFRRVGLAHLLAISGLHLAILAAAAAWLLRAIGPGWRVEAIGVAAAVAMLLIIVPARTPIVRAGIMVLALLGARALGRRHDPLAVLAWTALAIALWNPYQAFDLGYQLSFGLVAALIALAPRTHAAIFGSRQPIKGVLEQPPPVWRLGVNYAGGTIGQLFSATVLCWAVSLPWIVWRTGLVAPLTVPATIVMTPLVGILLIAAYASLLIGTIAPPLAEPLSLVLHALAEVCLGVVRWFDGLAYSSLEIPPIGPAVAISATAALAATAYAGRRVRWNHVLALNVVVVWTAVEVVYPWTRASIMLQLDTLSIGDGSAHLLRSKDQAMLWDCGSLGPGAGRTTASAVGALRDVPVSTAVLTHANLDHANGLPRAAKELGITWLWTTPQALEAANGSGAMRDIFDDLRAQGVTIHTLTAGDAFSLGDAHATVLWPPANERFNDANSSSLVVRWESRSGHTLLLTGDIGGPALGRMIDTTDPELLRVDVLELPHHGADDDHARRLVALSNARVVIQSAGTKRVRRDPWKDYRTQGLWLVTGRDGAIQVRLEHDGLGVSTIRRGEVLKP; from the coding sequence GTGCCCACACTCCCCGACGCACAACCCGCCCCTCAGCCCGCAACCAGCCCCGCGCGCACCCGGGCGTTGCTCGCGTTCTCGGCCGGGCTTGGTGGCGTCCTGCTGGCACGGTTTGCCGGCCTGGAGCACCCCACGCTGCTGTACGCCCTGGCGATCGCCCTCTCGGGCGTGTCGCTGGCCATCCCGCGGCACGCCGGGCGTGCCGTGCTGCTGGTGGCCATCGCGTGCGTGGGTGCGGGGCGGATGGCCGGGGAGCTGGCACCGCCGGCCGACCACCTGGTCCACCGCCTGAGCGCGATGCCGCACGACGACTCGGGCCGGCAGCGCGGGCTGGTTCGCCTGACGGCCATCGTCACCGACGCGGCCATCGACCCCGATATCGGCCTGCCTTCCTACGAGCGTGGCGTGTTCCGGGGCGAGCGCTCGGTGCTGCTGGCCGACGCCATCTCGCTCGACATGGGGCGGGGCTCCAAGCCCACGCGAGGCCGCGTGCGCATCAGCGTGAGCGAGGGCCTCGACGCCGCGCCGTCGCTCGTCCCGGGCACGCCCATCACCATCACCGGCTGGATGCGTCCGCCAGGCGAGCCCATGAACCCCGGGCCGGAGCGCCCGCCTCGCGAACCGATCTGCACGATCCATACCGACGGCTGGGCGCTCGTCGTGCCGGCATCGCTCCCAGACCGATCCCTTGCACGCGTCACCGCACCCCTGCGCCGGGCGCAGTACGCGCTGCAATCCGGCGCTCGACGCGTGCTCGGTCTCGATGAGCGAGGCGAACACGCCGACCCCGCCCGCGCGCTCCTGGCCGCACTGGTGCTCGGCCAGCACGACCCCGGCTACGACGAGGCGTACGACCCCTTCCGCCGCGTGGGCTTGGCGCACCTGCTGGCGATCTCGGGATTGCACCTGGCCATCCTCGCGGCGGCGGCGGCGTGGCTGCTGCGCGCGATCGGGCCGGGCTGGCGCGTCGAGGCCATCGGCGTCGCGGCCGCGGTGGCCATGCTGCTCATCATCGTGCCGGCGCGCACGCCCATCGTGCGCGCCGGGATCATGGTGCTGGCACTGCTCGGCGCCCGCGCCCTGGGCCGGCGGCACGACCCGCTGGCCGTCCTCGCGTGGACCGCACTGGCGATCGCGCTGTGGAACCCATACCAGGCGTTCGACCTCGGGTACCAGCTCAGCTTCGGCCTGGTCGCGGCGCTCATCGCGCTCGCCCCGCGCACGCACGCGGCCATCTTCGGCTCGCGCCAGCCCATCAAGGGCGTGCTGGAACAGCCCCCGCCGGTGTGGCGATTGGGTGTGAACTACGCGGGCGGCACGATCGGCCAGCTCTTCAGCGCCACCGTGCTGTGTTGGGCCGTGAGCCTGCCGTGGATCGTCTGGCGCACGGGCCTGGTCGCCCCGCTCACGGTGCCGGCCACGATCGTGATGACACCGCTCGTGGGCATCCTGCTCATCGCCGCTTACGCCTCGCTGCTCATCGGCACGATCGCGCCGCCGCTGGCCGAGCCGTTGTCGCTGGTGTTGCACGCGCTGGCCGAAGTGTGCCTGGGCGTCGTGCGATGGTTCGATGGCCTGGCGTACTCGAGCCTTGAGATTCCACCCATCGGCCCCGCGGTAGCCATCAGCGCCACGGCGGCGCTCGCGGCCACCGCCTATGCGGGCCGACGCGTGCGATGGAACCACGTGCTCGCGCTCAACGTGGTCGTCGTGTGGACGGCAGTCGAGGTCGTGTACCCTTGGACCAGGGCGTCCATCATGCTCCAGCTCGACACCCTCTCCATCGGCGACGGCAGCGCCCACCTGCTGCGCTCCAAGGATCAGGCGATGCTCTGGGATTGCGGCTCGCTTGGCCCGGGAGCGGGTCGCACCACGGCGAGCGCGGTTGGGGCCCTCCGCGACGTGCCCGTTTCCACTGCGGTGCTCACGCACGCCAACCTCGACCACGCCAATGGCCTGCCGCGTGCCGCCAAAGAACTCGGCATCACATGGCTTTGGACGACACCGCAAGCCCTCGAAGCCGCCAACGGCAGCGGCGCGATGCGCGACATCTTCGACGACCTGCGAGCTCAGGGCGTCACCATCCACACGCTGACGGCCGGCGATGCTTTCAGCCTGGGCGACGCCCACGCCACCGTGCTCTGGCCGCCTGCCAACGAGCGCTTCAACGACGCCAACAGCTCGTCCCTTGTTGTGCGATGGGAGAGCCGATCGGGCCACACGCTGCTGCTCACCGGCGACATCGGCGGCCCAGCGTTGGGGCGCATGATCGACACCACCGACCCGGAATTGCTGCGCGTCGACGTGCTCGAGCTGCCCCACCACGGGGCCGACGACGACCACGCGCGTCGCCTCGTCGCCCTCTCGAACGCCCGCGTGGTTATCCAGTCGGCCGGCACCAAGCGCGTGCGGCGAGACCCGTGGAAGGACTACCGCACCCAGGGCCTCTGGCTGGTGACCGGCCGCGATGGGGCCATCCAGGTCCGTCTCGAGCACGATGGCCTGGGCGTGAGCACGATTCGGCGCGGCGAGGTGCTCAAGCCCTAG
- the speA gene encoding biosynthetic arginine decarboxylase produces the protein MIQTTTNTAPTSPHQPADNTWTIEDSSDLYGIDRWGSGYFAAGDNGRMRVQPRGPDGPSIDLGEIVAGLRERGLGAPFLLRFDDITDHRMGSLRAAFDNAIAEEGYKGAYEGVYPIKVNQQRSLCEQMRDAAARYGFGLEAGSKPELLAVLALTADSPTIPIVCNGFKDEEYIETVVLSSRIRERIYPIVERPSDLDLIIRIAQEHTVTPRIGVRIKPSAKGIGRWQGSAGEAAKFGLTAAQLMEALDKLRAANMLECLEVVHFHIGSQVCDIISFKTAITELAWTYAELRRMGAGVTHINVGGGLGVDYDGSRSATDSSVNYDLHEYAADIVYRIKAVCDEAHQPHPNIFSESGRAMVAHGSVLVVDVLASSGLPAPVDIEAVRTQLSSMSDPPRPVLELISTYERLHEGRLSELSHDTLAARDEAIGLFQYGRLSLDLRATTERLFKSIAASLLARPDAVDEDDVLVDAVRPLAGVVREIFFCNFSLFQSMPDAWAIDQLFPVTPLRRLGERPTRRGILADMTCDSDGAIKRFPATDGGEYDDALLLHDIRDDEHYEVGVFLVGAYQEVLGDLHNLFGDTHAVHIELDEENTWAIAEVVEGDTVKDVLGYLQYDSNDLRRAMRKDVEKAVRTGKLSVADGAALMRYYENGLAGYTYLE, from the coding sequence GTGATCCAGACCACCACCAACACCGCCCCCACCAGCCCCCACCAGCCCGCCGACAACACCTGGACCATCGAGGACTCCTCCGACCTCTACGGCATCGATCGCTGGGGCTCGGGCTACTTCGCCGCGGGCGACAACGGCCGCATGCGCGTCCAGCCGCGCGGTCCCGACGGCCCGAGCATCGACCTGGGCGAGATCGTCGCCGGCCTGCGCGAGCGCGGGCTGGGGGCGCCCTTCCTGCTGCGCTTCGACGACATCACCGACCACCGCATGGGCTCGCTGCGGGCCGCCTTCGATAACGCCATCGCCGAGGAGGGCTACAAGGGCGCCTACGAGGGCGTGTACCCCATCAAGGTCAACCAGCAGCGCTCCCTGTGCGAGCAGATGCGCGACGCCGCGGCCAGGTACGGCTTTGGGCTCGAAGCCGGCAGCAAGCCCGAATTGCTCGCCGTCCTCGCGCTCACCGCCGACAGCCCGACGATCCCCATCGTCTGCAACGGCTTCAAGGACGAGGAGTACATCGAGACCGTCGTGCTCTCCAGCCGCATCCGCGAGCGCATCTACCCCATCGTCGAGCGGCCCAGCGACCTGGACCTGATCATCCGCATCGCCCAGGAGCACACCGTCACCCCGCGCATCGGCGTGCGCATCAAGCCCAGCGCCAAGGGCATCGGCCGCTGGCAGGGCTCGGCGGGCGAGGCGGCCAAGTTCGGCCTGACCGCGGCGCAACTCATGGAAGCCCTCGACAAGCTCCGCGCCGCGAACATGCTCGAGTGCCTCGAGGTCGTCCACTTCCACATCGGCAGCCAGGTGTGCGACATCATCAGCTTCAAGACGGCCATCACCGAGCTGGCCTGGACCTACGCCGAGCTGCGTCGCATGGGCGCGGGCGTCACGCACATCAACGTCGGCGGCGGCCTGGGCGTCGACTACGACGGCAGCCGCAGCGCCACAGACAGCAGCGTGAACTACGACCTGCACGAGTACGCCGCCGACATCGTCTACCGCATCAAGGCCGTGTGCGACGAGGCGCACCAGCCCCATCCCAATATCTTCAGCGAGAGCGGCCGCGCCATGGTCGCCCACGGCAGCGTGCTGGTGGTCGACGTGCTGGCCTCCAGCGGCCTGCCCGCGCCGGTCGACATCGAGGCCGTCCGTACGCAGCTCAGCAGCATGAGCGATCCGCCCCGCCCGGTGCTCGAGCTCATCTCGACCTACGAGCGTCTGCACGAGGGCCGCCTCTCCGAACTCAGCCACGACACCCTGGCCGCCCGCGACGAGGCCATCGGCCTGTTCCAGTACGGCCGGCTCAGCCTCGACCTGCGCGCGACGACCGAGCGCCTGTTCAAGTCCATCGCGGCTTCCTTGCTCGCGCGTCCCGACGCCGTCGATGAGGACGACGTCCTGGTCGACGCCGTCCGCCCCCTGGCCGGCGTTGTCCGCGAGATCTTCTTCTGCAACTTCAGCCTGTTCCAGTCGATGCCCGACGCGTGGGCCATCGACCAGCTCTTCCCCGTGACACCCCTGCGCCGCCTGGGCGAGCGCCCGACCCGCCGCGGCATCCTGGCCGACATGACCTGCGACAGCGACGGCGCCATCAAACGCTTCCCCGCCACCGACGGCGGCGAGTACGACGACGCCTTGCTGCTGCACGACATCAGGGACGACGAGCACTACGAGGTCGGCGTCTTCCTCGTCGGTGCCTACCAGGAAGTGCTCGGCGACCTGCACAACCTCTTCGGCGACACCCACGCGGTCCACATTGAGCTCGACGAGGAGAACACCTGGGCCATCGCCGAGGTCGTCGAGGGCGATACGGTCAAGGACGTGCTGGGCTATCTCCAGTACGACAGCAACGACCTCCGCCGCGCGATGCGCAAGGACGTCGAGAAGGCCGTCCGGACGGGCAAGCTCTCCGTCGCCGACGGGGCGGCCCTTATGCGCTACTACGAGAACGGCTTGGCCGGCTATACGTACTTGGAATAG